In Pseudomonadota bacterium, the genomic window TACATCGAGGGCGAGCAGGTCAAGATGATCGGCAGCGACCTGCCCGTTCAGGCTGACCGCGTCATCGACGCAACGGGCAAGCTGGTCATCCCCGGCGGCATCGACCCGCACACCCACCTCGACATGCCGTTCGGCGGCACCACCAGCGCCGACGACTTCGAGACCGGCACCCGCGCCGCGGCCAACGGGGGAACCACCACCCTCATCGACTTCGCCATCCAGACCCGCGGAAAGTCGACCCTCGAGGGGCTCGAAGCGTGGCACAAGAAGGCCGACGGAAAGGCCTGCATCGACTACGCCTTCCACATGATCGTCACCGACATGCCCCACGAGCGCCTTCCCGAGATGACGCGCCTGGTCGACGAGGGCATCACCAGCTACAAGATGTTCATGGCCTACCCCGGTGTGCTCTACTCCGACGACGGCGCCATCTACCGCGCCATGCGCCAGGCCGGCCTCGACGGCGCGGTGATGTGCATGCACGCCGAGAACGGCATCGTCATCGACGAGATCATCAAGGAAGCCGTCAAGGACGGCAAGCTCGAGCCGAAGTATCACGCCCTGACGCGCCCCACCCGCATGGAGGGCGAGGGCGTGCACCGCGCCATCTCCATCGCCGAGGTGGCCAACGTGCCGGTGTACATCGTGCACCTGTCGAGCGCCGACGCCCTCAACGAGGTGCGGCGGGCCCGCGACCGCGGCGTGGCAGCCTTCGCCGAGACCTGCCCGCAGTATCTGTTCCTCGACTACACCTACTACGAGAAGCCGAACTTCGAGGGCGCCAAGTACGTCATGACCCCCGCCCTGCGCGAGAAGTGGAATCAGGAAGAGCTCTGGAAGGGCCTCAAGTTCGGCGACCTGCAGGCCATCTCCACCGATCACTGCCCCTTCTGCTTCAAAGAGCAGAAGGAGCTGGGCGCCAACGACTTCACCAAGATCCCCAACGGCGCGCCCGGCGTCGAGAACCGCATGAGCCTCGTGTTCAACGGCGGCGTGGCCCAGGGGCGCATCAGCCTCAACAAGTTCGTCGAGCTCACCTCGACGGCCGCCGCGAAGATGTTCGGCATGTTCCCTCGCAAGGGCACCGTCGCGGTGGGCA contains:
- the hydA gene encoding dihydropyrimidinase; the encoded protein is MSILIKNGRVVTAVDDYMADVYIEGEQVKMIGSDLPVQADRVIDATGKLVIPGGIDPHTHLDMPFGGTTSADDFETGTRAAANGGTTTLIDFAIQTRGKSTLEGLEAWHKKADGKACIDYAFHMIVTDMPHERLPEMTRLVDEGITSYKMFMAYPGVLYSDDGAIYRAMRQAGLDGAVMCMHAENGIVIDEIIKEAVKDGKLEPKYHALTRPTRMEGEGVHRAISIAEVANVPVYIVHLSSADALNEVRRARDRGVAAFAETCPQYLFLDYTYYEKPNFEGAKYVMTPALREKWNQEELWKGLKFGDLQAISTDHCPFCFKEQKELGANDFTKIPNGAPGVENRMSLVFNGGVAQGRISLNKFVELTSTAAAKMFGMFPRKGTVAVGSDADIVVFDPNRKETISINNKRTHNMRVDYNTYEGFEVQGHADVVISRGQVVVDNHSFVGKAGAGQFIKRARHGELLRSATAVKA